A DNA window from Aminipila luticellarii contains the following coding sequences:
- a CDS encoding peptide chain release factor 3 produces MANKQLTEEIQKRRIFGIISHPDAGKTTLTEKLLLHGGAIREAGAVKGRHNAKFSTSDWMEIEKQRGISVTSSVMQFEYSGKVISIMDTPGHNDFGEDTYRILTSVDSAVMVIDGAKGIEAQTKKLFKVCSMRGIPIFTFINKMDREAMDPLESMEELEEVLGMPSVAVTWPIGCGLNFQGIYDRLKNVVYLYKIGKTIELGKSGVFGPELEDCLTQNNLTNLRAEIELIEGAGNEFNLQEIKNGKLSPVFFGSALADFGVTPFLDHFLDMSPAPGPRKTTDGIIDPAEEDFSGFIFKIQANMNPAHRDRIAFLRICSGTFERGMTVTLSRTGKPIKLSQSTQLMANERETIDTAYAGDVIGIYDTGTYQIGDTLTTKKEPLFFEPLPTFPPELFARVTPTNSLKAKHFQKGVEQLAQEGAIQVYHNQYNEIIIGAVGALQFEVFEYRLKNEYNSDILMESLDFNVVRWLNTTDLNYVKSCLDSRCMLVFDHFERPLVLFANQFTLNYFVERYKDIELIEALHVNSTLK; encoded by the coding sequence ATGGCGAATAAGCAATTAACTGAAGAAATCCAAAAGCGCCGTATTTTCGGTATTATTTCTCACCCGGATGCGGGAAAGACCACGTTGACGGAAAAACTTTTGCTGCACGGCGGAGCGATCCGGGAAGCCGGAGCTGTTAAAGGACGTCATAATGCTAAATTCTCTACCTCGGACTGGATGGAAATTGAAAAACAGAGGGGTATTTCCGTGACCTCATCGGTCATGCAGTTTGAATACAGCGGAAAGGTTATTTCTATTATGGATACACCGGGTCATAACGACTTTGGTGAAGACACCTACCGTATTTTAACTTCCGTAGACAGTGCAGTCATGGTTATCGATGGAGCCAAAGGAATCGAAGCGCAGACGAAAAAACTTTTCAAAGTATGCAGTATGCGGGGAATCCCCATTTTTACATTTATAAACAAAATGGACCGGGAAGCCATGGATCCGCTGGAATCTATGGAGGAACTGGAAGAAGTTCTTGGAATGCCTTCCGTGGCAGTCACCTGGCCCATCGGATGCGGTCTGAACTTTCAAGGTATTTACGACAGATTGAAAAATGTGGTTTATCTTTACAAGATAGGAAAAACCATAGAGCTTGGTAAATCCGGCGTATTTGGTCCCGAACTGGAGGATTGTCTGACCCAGAACAATCTCACCAATCTTCGTGCTGAAATTGAATTAATTGAAGGAGCCGGCAACGAATTTAACTTACAGGAAATAAAAAACGGGAAACTTTCCCCGGTCTTTTTCGGTTCTGCTCTGGCAGACTTTGGTGTTACTCCATTTCTCGATCATTTCTTGGACATGTCACCTGCTCCGGGTCCACGAAAAACAACAGATGGGATCATTGATCCGGCAGAAGAGGATTTCAGCGGATTTATATTTAAAATTCAGGCAAATATGAATCCGGCTCACAGAGACCGTATTGCCTTTCTACGAATTTGCTCGGGCACTTTTGAACGCGGAATGACCGTCACCCTCTCCAGAACCGGAAAGCCGATTAAGTTAAGTCAGTCTACGCAGCTTATGGCCAATGAAAGAGAAACCATTGATACGGCTTACGCCGGTGATGTGATCGGTATATATGACACAGGAACCTATCAGATCGGCGATACCCTGACAACCAAAAAGGAGCCTTTGTTCTTTGAACCGCTTCCTACCTTTCCTCCCGAACTGTTTGCCCGTGTGACGCCTACGAATTCCTTGAAAGCCAAGCATTTTCAAAAAGGAGTGGAACAACTTGCGCAGGAGGGAGCCATTCAGGTGTATCACAACCAGTATAATGAAATCATTATCGGGGCGGTAGGTGCCTTACAATTTGAAGTCTTTGAGTATCGTTTGAAGAATGAATATAATTCGGATATTCTAATGGAAAGTTTGGATTTCAATGTAGTCCGCTGGCTGAATACAACGGATCTCAATTATGTGAAAAGTTGTTTGGATTCCAGATGTATGCTGGTATTCGACCACTTTGAACGCCCGCTTGTTCTCTTTGCCAATCAGTTTACATTAAATTACTTTGTTGAAAGATATAAGGATATTGAGTTGATTGAAGCCCTCCACGTAAACAGCACTTTAAAATAG
- a CDS encoding HD-GYP domain-containing protein: MKMSLENIKIGMCVGQDLYTESGQLITPNNTFVTPELLAKLKKFKIKWIEMSPAAPDDNPNTTDHVEDIPDIFDIRNTPGFKSFQSETSEAAESLTSSLDSISHKSPDTVHIDMINNLSTLLYENNKSNLNLIDMVYNMHEYSDAIYTHSVNVGMIASHLGHWLGLPDDDIKLLVTCGLFHDIGKLLIPKEILEKSAPLTPEEYKIMYSHTTKGFELLDQFDDIDYRVKRVALLHHERCDGSGYPMHFMGDELDKYSKIIAIADVYEAMTAERPYRGPICPFTVVDYFEKEGLHKFETKYVLKFINKMVNSYLHTKVLLSNGKEATVIMINKNIKSRPLVKMDGGEFLDLSVTPEIHIVKMVS, from the coding sequence ATGAAAATGTCATTAGAAAACATCAAAATCGGCATGTGCGTAGGGCAGGATCTGTACACGGAAAGCGGGCAGCTTATCACGCCAAACAATACCTTCGTTACGCCAGAGCTGCTGGCAAAGCTGAAAAAATTTAAAATAAAGTGGATTGAAATGAGCCCTGCCGCTCCGGATGACAATCCGAACACTACAGACCATGTGGAAGATATTCCCGATATCTTTGATATAAGGAATACGCCGGGCTTTAAATCTTTTCAGAGCGAAACCTCGGAAGCGGCGGAAAGCCTGACCTCCTCACTGGACAGTATTTCACATAAAAGTCCCGACACGGTTCACATCGATATGATCAATAATTTAAGTACTTTATTATATGAAAACAATAAAAGCAACCTGAACCTTATCGACATGGTCTATAACATGCACGAATATTCAGATGCTATCTATACCCACTCTGTAAATGTAGGTATGATCGCCAGTCATTTAGGACATTGGCTGGGTCTGCCAGACGATGATATAAAGCTTCTGGTCACCTGCGGGCTCTTTCACGATATTGGCAAGCTCCTTATCCCAAAAGAAATTTTAGAAAAATCAGCCCCCCTCACACCGGAAGAATATAAAATCATGTATTCCCATACAACAAAAGGATTTGAGCTTTTAGATCAGTTCGATGACATTGATTACAGAGTAAAGCGGGTAGCTCTTCTGCACCATGAAAGGTGTGACGGAAGCGGGTATCCCATGCATTTTATGGGAGATGAACTGGACAAGTATTCCAAGATTATAGCGATTGCCGATGTATACGAAGCGATGACCGCTGAAAGGCCTTATCGAGGTCCCATATGCCCTTTTACCGTTGTTGATTATTTTGAAAAAGAAGGATTACATAAATTTGAAACAAAGTATGTATTAAAATTCATCAACAAAATGGTGAATTCTTATCTGCATACAAAAGTGCTTTTAAGCAATGGCAAAGAAGCAACCGTAATTATGATAAACAAAAACATAAAATCCAGACCGCTTGTAAAAATGGACGGAGGAGAATTTTTAGATTTATCCGTGACACCTGAGATTCATATCGTCAAAATGGTAAGCTGA
- a CDS encoding S8 family peptidase, whose protein sequence is MNKNNFLLWLFSAAFISSSLLPIQADSVFAGTDKLLTPQCVYYAAADKKSSVLTNDKMSSEQWALYNNGSFKIEEERNPFPVYEHTFKQPMNPGKWHKNAIHRNHSEKASAVSAEAGIDINISEAWDLYKSRRNVIIAMIDTGIDYNHEDLSDVMWINPDEIPGNGVDDDGNGYIDDIYGWNFYNGTNVIYTGEEDDHGTHGAGTITATKNNSVGISGIADEDAVSLMSLKVLGGEEGSGTTDSIIRAIQYAEENGASICNLSLGTTTYDRKLYDVMADSNMLFVVAAGNGDSDAGADLDYTPTYPAAFDLNNIISVANISYDGKLADNSNYGGSSVDIAAPGSYILSLTGDNGYAYMSGTSMAAPMVTAAAALVYTANEDLSLTDVKNVILANVTSLDSLSGKVSSGGMLNVGSALRYSMKKV, encoded by the coding sequence TTGAACAAAAATAATTTTTTATTATGGTTATTTTCAGCAGCTTTTATATCCAGTTCTCTTTTACCGATTCAGGCAGATTCGGTTTTCGCCGGAACAGACAAGCTTCTGACACCTCAATGTGTTTATTATGCGGCGGCAGACAAGAAATCGTCGGTACTGACAAATGATAAGATGAGTTCGGAGCAATGGGCTTTATATAATAACGGCAGTTTTAAGATTGAGGAAGAAAGAAATCCGTTTCCGGTATATGAGCATACGTTTAAACAACCAATGAATCCCGGAAAATGGCATAAAAATGCCATACACAGAAATCATTCGGAGAAAGCATCCGCTGTCTCTGCTGAAGCCGGGATTGATATAAATATATCAGAAGCCTGGGATCTATATAAAAGCCGAAGAAATGTAATTATAGCAATGATTGATACCGGCATTGACTATAATCATGAGGACTTATCTGATGTCATGTGGATAAATCCGGATGAAATACCGGGCAACGGCGTGGATGACGATGGAAACGGCTATATTGACGATATCTATGGGTGGAATTTTTATAATGGCACCAATGTGATATATACAGGAGAAGAGGACGATCACGGAACGCATGGAGCGGGAACGATTACGGCCACTAAGAATAATTCCGTAGGAATTTCCGGAATTGCAGATGAGGATGCGGTATCCCTTATGAGCTTGAAGGTTCTGGGCGGGGAAGAAGGCAGCGGTACAACAGATTCCATCATAAGAGCGATTCAATACGCAGAAGAGAATGGGGCATCCATTTGTAATTTAAGCCTTGGTACAACCACGTATGACCGAAAATTGTATGATGTGATGGCCGATTCCAATATGCTGTTTGTTGTAGCAGCAGGAAACGGAGATTCTGATGCCGGAGCAGACCTTGATTACACCCCCACATATCCGGCAGCTTTTGATTTGAATAATATTATTTCCGTAGCTAATATTTCCTATGACGGCAAACTGGCTGACAACTCCAATTATGGAGGAAGCTCTGTGGACATTGCCGCACCCGGAAGCTATATATTAAGCCTGACTGGGGATAACGGGTATGCTTATATGTCGGGAACCTCCATGGCAGCACCCATGGTAACGGCTGCCGCCGCATTAGTATATACGGCGAATGAAGATTTAAGTCTTACAGATGTTAAAAACGTGATTTTAGCCAACGTCACTTCGTTGGACAGTCTGTCCGGAAAAGTAAGCTCAGGCGGCATGCTGAATGTTGGCTCAGCCCTGCGGTACAGTATGAAAAAAGTGTAA
- a CDS encoding AAA family ATPase — MKPVNLIISAFGPYADKLELPLSKLGASGLYLITGDTGAGKTTIFDAITFALYGEASGNNREASMFRSKYAEENTPTFVEMVFLYGDKEYKIRRNPEYLRPVKRGEGVTAEKAEAELTYPDGKVLTNAKRVTEAVEQLIGLDREQFKQIAMIAQGDFLRLLLASTKERSEIFRDIFSTKCYQVLQDRLKSEASTLKNEQDRLKQSILQYIDGVLCDPGSELNGELSKIKTAESVAAPEETNQVIKAIIAEDELEEASCRKRLFELEKNLEEVNRTLEKAEKDRKAFKDLSLEKEKKGQKLRLMTQNQQTVEAESERQPEMEKLVGRIQTATDQLPQYDELQSVNKAVLKREELLSKHKNDLVNITEQIEKSTVLLNDLQKEWELIKDTGLYREKLKSQEKDMLEKQKRVQILLEALSDFEQLSEKLVTVQKKYQEYSQRSETVKKRWNAMEKAFLDEQAGLLASRLEEGKRCPVCGSLEHPLKAELSRKAPTESELQKAKEESEKLQSEAATYSAEAGNLMGKAEAFRAEILRQSSDLLILCAFEDIKGQVQREEIERRKALSEMAERIRYEENKIKRKEQLERDIPLMEKTLKDCDSTASGLNREIASLDSERKALVESKQKIASVLEFSTKDEAEKNIKTLVDRKVKMQEAFEKAKKDFEKCKIEIAECSARIKTLNEQLKDAEPVDLDKVYTQKNALVQEKSELDSKRMQIASRLDRNQAAWSSIQTKNESLSEIEKRWMWVKALSDTANGSMAGKEKIMLETYIQMNYFDQIIARANTRLMVMTGGQYELKRRTDMGNKQSQSGLELDVIDHYNGSERSVKTLSGGESFKASLCLALGLSDEIQSSAGGIRLDAMFVDEGFGSLDEESLNQAIRALAELTEGNRLVGIISHVTELKEKIDKQIVITKEKAGGSRATIYC; from the coding sequence ATGAAGCCGGTGAATTTAATTATATCCGCATTTGGGCCTTATGCGGACAAGCTAGAGCTCCCTTTATCCAAGCTGGGGGCCAGCGGCTTATATTTAATAACAGGGGATACCGGTGCCGGAAAAACAACCATCTTTGATGCTATCACCTTTGCTTTGTATGGGGAGGCCAGCGGAAATAATCGGGAAGCCAGTATGTTTCGCAGTAAATACGCCGAAGAAAATACTCCTACATTTGTAGAAATGGTTTTCTTGTATGGTGACAAGGAATATAAAATCAGGCGTAATCCCGAATATCTGCGCCCTGTAAAGCGGGGAGAAGGGGTCACTGCGGAAAAGGCGGAAGCAGAGCTGACTTATCCGGACGGAAAAGTACTAACAAATGCTAAAAGGGTTACAGAGGCCGTGGAACAACTGATTGGTCTGGATCGGGAACAGTTTAAACAGATTGCAATGATTGCTCAGGGAGATTTTTTGCGGTTGCTTTTAGCTTCGACAAAAGAACGAAGTGAGATTTTTCGGGATATTTTCAGCACGAAATGTTATCAGGTCTTGCAGGATCGTTTAAAGAGCGAAGCCAGTACCCTAAAGAACGAACAGGATCGTTTGAAGCAGAGCATCCTGCAGTATATAGACGGAGTTCTATGCGATCCCGGCAGTGAATTAAATGGGGAGCTGTCTAAAATAAAAACAGCAGAAAGCGTGGCTGCTCCCGAAGAAACCAATCAAGTCATCAAGGCTATTATAGCCGAAGATGAACTGGAAGAGGCTTCTTGTCGGAAAAGACTTTTCGAACTGGAAAAAAATCTGGAAGAAGTAAACAGAACACTGGAAAAGGCGGAAAAGGATCGTAAAGCGTTTAAGGATCTGTCGCTGGAGAAAGAAAAAAAAGGTCAAAAGTTACGATTAATGACACAGAACCAACAAACTGTAGAGGCGGAGAGCGAAAGACAGCCGGAAATGGAGAAACTGGTAGGCAGGATTCAGACAGCCACAGATCAATTGCCCCAATATGATGAGCTGCAGAGCGTAAACAAGGCGGTTTTGAAAAGAGAAGAACTATTAAGTAAACATAAAAATGATTTAGTAAACATTACTGAACAGATTGAAAAATCAACGGTTTTATTAAATGATCTGCAAAAGGAATGGGAGTTGATAAAGGATACCGGACTCTATAGGGAAAAGCTTAAGAGTCAGGAAAAGGATATGCTGGAAAAGCAAAAGAGAGTGCAGATACTCCTGGAAGCTCTCTCAGATTTTGAACAATTGAGCGAAAAGCTTGTAACAGTTCAGAAAAAATATCAAGAGTATTCTCAACGTTCAGAAACGGTAAAAAAACGATGGAATGCGATGGAAAAAGCATTTCTGGATGAACAGGCCGGTCTGTTAGCATCTAGACTGGAGGAAGGAAAAAGATGTCCGGTCTGCGGCTCCCTTGAGCATCCGCTAAAGGCTGAGCTTTCCCGGAAGGCTCCTACCGAGTCCGAATTGCAGAAAGCGAAAGAGGAAAGTGAAAAGCTTCAATCTGAAGCTGCAACATACAGTGCGGAAGCAGGCAACTTAATGGGAAAAGCAGAAGCTTTCAGGGCAGAGATTTTAAGGCAGAGCTCCGACCTATTAATACTTTGTGCCTTTGAGGATATAAAGGGACAAGTGCAGCGAGAGGAAATCGAAAGGAGAAAAGCCCTTTCAGAAATGGCGGAAAGGATTCGATACGAAGAAAACAAAATTAAGAGAAAAGAACAGCTGGAACGAGATATACCGCTGATGGAGAAAACTCTTAAAGACTGTGACAGTACGGCATCCGGTTTGAATCGAGAGATTGCATCCCTTGATTCGGAGAGAAAAGCCCTTGTGGAATCAAAGCAAAAGATCGCATCGGTTTTAGAATTCAGTACAAAGGATGAAGCCGAGAAGAATATAAAGACGTTGGTAGACAGAAAGGTTAAAATGCAGGAAGCCTTTGAAAAAGCAAAGAAGGATTTTGAAAAATGCAAGATAGAGATCGCTGAATGTTCCGCCAGAATAAAAACGTTGAATGAACAGCTGAAAGATGCGGAACCAGTTGATTTAGATAAAGTATATACTCAAAAAAATGCACTGGTGCAGGAAAAATCAGAATTGGACAGCAAGCGGATGCAGATTGCCTCCCGATTGGACAGAAATCAGGCGGCATGGAGCAGCATCCAGACAAAGAACGAATCTTTATCTGAAATCGAAAAACGCTGGATGTGGGTAAAAGCTCTTTCTGATACAGCAAATGGGAGCATGGCCGGAAAAGAGAAGATCATGCTGGAAACATACATTCAGATGAACTATTTTGATCAGATCATTGCTCGAGCCAATACAAGACTGATGGTCATGACAGGAGGTCAGTATGAACTAAAGCGAAGAACGGATATGGGAAACAAGCAGAGCCAGAGCGGTCTGGAACTGGATGTGATAGATCACTATAACGGATCAGAGAGAAGTGTAAAAACCCTTTCAGGCGGAGAATCCTTTAAAGCATCCTTATGTTTAGCTTTGGGTCTATCAGACGAAATTCAGTCGTCGGCGGGAGGAATCCGGCTGGATGCCATGTTTGTGGATGAAGGTTTCGGTTCTCTGGATGAGGAATCTCTGAATCAGGCAATCAGAGCTTTGGCAGAGCTGACAGAGGGAAACAGGCTGGTAGGAATTATTTCTCATGTGACGGAGCTAAAAGAGAAAATTGACAAGCAGATCGTTATTACTAAAGAAAAAGCAGGGGGCAGCAGAGCAACCATTTACTGCTAA
- a CDS encoding exonuclease SbcCD subunit D yields MKLIHLSDLHIGKRVNEFSMLEDQAYILTEIMKQIDEERPDAVIIAGDVYDKSVPPAEAVQLFDDFLVQLSERKPYIFIISGNHDSAERMAFGGRLMKNSRVYISPVFNGSVESIALQDSFGTVSVYMMPFLKPAYVRKYYPDAEISSYNDAVKTVMNRVKVDTSHRNILICHQFVTGAVCCDSEELSVGGLDNVDAGLFDAFDYVALGHLHGPQKIIKETVRYAGTPLKYSFSEVHHKKSMTVVELTEKGRVGVRTRELIPRRDMREIKGSYMEITAREYYKDMNREDYMHITLTDEEDIPDAVGKLRSIYPNIMKLDYDNVRTRSTFSIDRAESAERKSPLEIFEELYKKQNNQPMSGEQRAFSAQLIEKIWEEEL; encoded by the coding sequence ATGAAGTTGATTCATCTTTCAGACCTGCACATAGGAAAGCGGGTAAATGAATTTTCCATGTTGGAAGATCAGGCATATATCCTGACGGAAATCATGAAACAGATCGATGAGGAAAGACCGGATGCGGTCATCATTGCAGGCGATGTTTATGATAAATCCGTACCGCCGGCGGAAGCCGTGCAGTTATTTGACGATTTTCTGGTACAGCTTTCAGAAAGAAAACCATACATATTTATCATAAGCGGAAATCACGATTCGGCAGAGCGCATGGCTTTTGGCGGCAGGCTGATGAAGAACAGCAGGGTTTACATATCCCCTGTGTTTAACGGAAGTGTGGAATCCATAGCGCTTCAGGATTCCTTTGGAACGGTGTCCGTTTATATGATGCCGTTTTTAAAGCCGGCCTATGTGAGAAAGTATTATCCGGATGCTGAGATCAGCTCGTATAACGATGCAGTGAAAACCGTTATGAACCGTGTAAAGGTGGATACGAGCCATCGAAATATTTTGATCTGTCACCAATTTGTGACGGGGGCAGTGTGCTGTGACTCTGAGGAATTATCTGTGGGCGGTCTGGATAATGTGGACGCAGGCCTGTTTGATGCTTTTGATTATGTAGCCTTGGGACATCTTCACGGACCCCAGAAGATCATCAAGGAGACGGTCCGATATGCCGGAACTCCTTTAAAATATTCTTTTTCAGAGGTTCATCATAAAAAGTCCATGACTGTGGTGGAGCTGACGGAAAAAGGCAGGGTAGGAGTTCGCACAAGAGAGCTGATTCCCAGGCGGGATATGCGGGAGATCAAGGGCAGCTATATGGAAATCACGGCAAGAGAGTATTATAAGGATATGAACCGGGAGGATTACATGCATATCACCCTTACGGATGAGGAGGACATTCCAGATGCGGTGGGTAAGCTGCGCAGTATCTATCCTAACATCATGAAGCTGGACTATGACAATGTGCGTACCCGAAGCACCTTTTCTATAGATAGAGCAGAGAGCGCGGAGAGAAAATCTCCTCTGGAGATTTTTGAAGAGCTGTATAAAAAACAGAATAACCAGCCTATGTCTGGGGAGCAGAGAGCATTCAGTGCACAACTGATTGAAAAAATTTGGGAGGAAGAGCTATGA
- a CDS encoding family 10 glycosylhydrolase yields MMNEKGLYFSRWKGEKLPIAAFLLMVVLAIFILGMSAEPAYADSDVGVTIDDKTVVFDGNLGAPFIDANSRTLVPFRGVLEQFGGTVSWDNDARIASVVKNGVMVQVPIDQPYILVDGQKKENDTAAVIKDERTYLPIRAVLEAFGAGVAWDNTNRIVVIHTDGTVPQFNDSTNQSVPADGELNAMWISYLEYMSMPKNEAGFKAAVDKMFDRCKDLGMNAVIVHVRSHCDAMYPSKYYPWSIFASGTQGVDPGYDPLEYMVEAAHSRGLQFHAWLNPYRVTGYGTYWNQVAANNPVKIWQSDGDPANDRWALLHKGEYYLNPAVPEIRDMVINGVKEIVENYDVDGIHFDDYFYPSVNDSDPSLWFDKPEYDKSGSTLSIADWRRNNVNMLVKGVYEAIKSEKPKVVFGISPAGNLANLRSNSAYFVDINRWLSEDGYMDYIMPQLYWGFETKDSSGNLASYAYTNNLNAWINLASKGSVNLYVGLDMANAGSNVPDKNATSEWLRYNDIIARQVMTGRTTGKVGGYAYFRYEFFNKTVTQDEVNNLTKVLKQ; encoded by the coding sequence ATGATGAATGAGAAAGGACTTTATTTCAGTCGATGGAAAGGGGAAAAACTACCGATAGCAGCTTTTCTTCTAATGGTGGTTTTAGCTATTTTTATTTTAGGCATGTCCGCAGAACCCGCCTATGCGGATTCTGATGTGGGTGTGACGATTGATGATAAAACTGTCGTGTTTGATGGAAATCTGGGCGCACCATTTATTGATGCGAACAGCAGGACATTGGTTCCTTTCCGGGGTGTCTTAGAACAGTTCGGAGGTACCGTGTCATGGGATAATGACGCTCGAATAGCCAGTGTGGTCAAAAATGGCGTGATGGTTCAGGTACCCATTGACCAGCCCTATATTCTGGTGGACGGACAGAAAAAAGAAAACGATACAGCGGCTGTAATAAAGGATGAACGTACCTATTTGCCGATCAGAGCCGTATTGGAAGCGTTCGGAGCAGGAGTTGCATGGGATAACACGAACCGGATCGTGGTCATTCATACGGATGGCACGGTTCCGCAGTTCAATGATTCCACCAATCAGAGCGTTCCGGCAGACGGAGAATTAAACGCCATGTGGATTTCCTATCTGGAATATATGAGCATGCCGAAAAATGAAGCCGGCTTTAAAGCTGCTGTGGATAAGATGTTTGACCGATGCAAGGATCTGGGTATGAATGCGGTGATCGTACATGTCCGCTCTCATTGTGATGCCATGTATCCTTCCAAATATTATCCGTGGTCTATTTTTGCCAGCGGAACGCAGGGCGTTGATCCGGGATATGATCCGTTAGAATATATGGTTGAGGCGGCGCACAGCAGAGGCCTTCAATTCCACGCATGGCTGAATCCATATCGGGTAACCGGTTACGGGACGTACTGGAATCAGGTGGCGGCAAATAATCCGGTGAAAATATGGCAGTCAGACGGAGACCCGGCCAATGACCGATGGGCGCTTCTGCATAAGGGAGAATATTATTTAAATCCGGCTGTACCTGAAATACGGGATATGGTCATAAACGGTGTGAAGGAAATTGTTGAAAACTATGATGTGGACGGCATTCATTTTGATGACTATTTTTATCCGTCTGTTAATGACAGCGATCCTTCTCTGTGGTTCGACAAACCAGAATACGATAAATCCGGAAGCACTTTAAGCATTGCCGACTGGCGCAGAAATAATGTGAATATGCTGGTAAAGGGCGTATATGAGGCCATTAAATCAGAGAAACCAAAGGTTGTATTCGGAATCAGTCCTGCCGGAAATTTGGCAAATTTACGAAGCAACAGCGCATATTTTGTTGATATAAACAGATGGCTTTCAGAGGACGGTTACATGGATTATATCATGCCGCAGCTCTATTGGGGCTTTGAAACAAAAGATTCCTCCGGAAATCTTGCTTCTTATGCTTATACGAACAATTTAAATGCATGGATAAACCTTGCTTCAAAGGGTTCTGTCAATTTATATGTGGGTCTGGATATGGCCAATGCCGGAAGCAATGTGCCGGATAAAAATGCTACGTCTGAATGGCTCCGGTATAATGACATCATAGCCAGACAGGTGATGACGGGAAGAACCACCGGAAAGGTTGGAGGATATGCATATTTCAGATATGAATTCTTCAATAAAACGGTTACTCAAGACGAGGTAAACAATTTAACGAAAGTACTGAAACAGTAA
- a CDS encoding peroxiredoxin, which yields MLETGVKAPDFKLMDKDSREVSLSDFKGKKVVLYFYSKDNTAGCTKQACGFAELYPHFREKGAEVIGISKDSVASHIKFAEKYQLPFILLADPDLEAIKAYDVWQEKNNYGKKTMGVVRTTYLIDEEGIIEKAFTRVRAAENPAKMLEAL from the coding sequence ATGTTGGAAACAGGAGTAAAAGCACCGGATTTCAAATTGATGGACAAGGATAGCCGGGAAGTTTCCCTGTCGGACTTTAAGGGAAAGAAGGTTGTTCTGTATTTTTATTCTAAAGATAATACTGCAGGCTGTACAAAACAAGCCTGCGGGTTTGCTGAGCTGTATCCGCACTTTCGGGAAAAGGGAGCGGAGGTCATTGGAATCAGCAAAGATTCGGTAGCATCTCATATAAAATTCGCGGAAAAATATCAGCTTCCTTTTATCTTACTGGCGGATCCGGATTTAGAGGCGATAAAGGCCTATGATGTATGGCAGGAAAAGAATAATTATGGGAAAAAGACCATGGGCGTGGTCAGAACCACCTATCTTATTGATGAAGAAGGGATCATAGAAAAAGCTTTTACGAGGGTAAGGGCGGCAGAAAATCCGGCAAAGATGCTGGAAGCCTTATAG
- a CDS encoding DUF3298 and DUF4163 domain-containing protein: MNGKVIDVKKLVIQNEMKYNGEVVVTYKIEYPQFSSRYYQKSLKAMNKYYYNKAMDFQKFYRKELYKPAVEQYIYSKKNNFPIRVYEGLATYRVTYNMACIASLFYDNYIYLGGAHGSTIRTSETWNVQKARRMELYEMYECELDFKTYLLEQVKSEILKDPSIYFEDYDELIIENFNSQNYYCTSKGVILYYQQYDIAPYSSGIREFLIPYGDCITEPYKKCFFACD; this comes from the coding sequence TTGAATGGGAAAGTGATAGATGTTAAAAAGCTTGTGATTCAAAATGAGATGAAATATAACGGAGAGGTTGTGGTAACTTATAAAATAGAGTATCCGCAGTTCAGCTCCAGATATTATCAAAAATCCTTAAAAGCAATGAATAAATATTATTATAATAAAGCCATGGACTTTCAGAAATTCTATAGGAAAGAGCTTTATAAGCCGGCGGTTGAACAGTATATCTATTCTAAGAAAAATAATTTTCCGATCAGAGTGTATGAAGGACTGGCTACATACCGGGTGACTTATAATATGGCCTGTATAGCAAGCCTTTTCTATGACAATTACATTTACCTGGGCGGTGCGCACGGAAGCACTATAAGAACTTCCGAAACCTGGAATGTACAGAAAGCCAGAAGAATGGAGCTCTACGAAATGTATGAATGCGAATTGGACTTTAAGACCTATCTGCTGGAGCAGGTAAAGAGTGAAATTCTAAAGGATCCAAGCATATACTTTGAGGACTATGATGAACTCATCATAGAAAACTTTAACAGCCAAAATTACTATTGCACATCAAAAGGAGTGATCCTGTACTATCAGCAATACGATATAGCACCATATTCCAGCGGGATCAGAGAATTTTTGATACCGTATGGTGATTGCATAACGGAGCCTTATAAAAAGTGCTTTTTTGCGTGTGATTGA